In a single window of the Eleginops maclovinus isolate JMC-PN-2008 ecotype Puerto Natales chromosome 6, JC_Emac_rtc_rv5, whole genome shotgun sequence genome:
- the snorc gene encoding protein SNORC, with protein sequence MVHSSSIRRFLLLVLLGLLVAFVHTDIVADSSIRDTQETMSGELPSDVTTKDPNHDTTEQSFTFDYEDNTHSPDLLDEEWLLGPGAITAVVIAVFLGASVLLALIVITLRKYTAS encoded by the exons ATGGTTCACAGCAGCAGTATCCGCAGATTCCTCCTCCTGGTGCTCCTCGGCCTCTTGGTCGCCTTTGTACACACAG ACATAGTTGCAGACTCATCAATCAGAGACACCCAGGAAACCATGTCCGGAGAACTACCCAGTGACGTGACCACCAAAGACCCTAACCATGACACGACGGAGCAGTCCTTCACCTTCGACTACGAGGACAACACACATTCTCCAGACCTGCTCGATGAAGAGT ggttGCTGGGGCCAGGGGCCATCACAGCCGTTGTTATAGCCGTCTTCCTGGGAGCTTCTGTCCTCCTCGCCCTCATCGTCATCACACTCAGGAAGTACACCGCCTCCTAG
- the LOC134866071 gene encoding G-protein coupled receptor 55 has translation MSSTAQSARLTLNIKPRLASVSGSSNSMTNNCSFEEVDHLMKYLELSIYIPIFLVGLNLNVAALLVFCFFLRKWTESTIYMTSLALMDLLLLFPLPFKMHATKHHWPADLQPFCSVLESLYFVGIYGSIYTIMCIAVDRWMAICHPYKAKVLRSPKVALGTCVWVWVLVLAALSPIIYRFREAGQTSDFHCFHRFSTKVWSPVVIICLQVFGFLLPALVVVCCSIQTIWVLKQSGEHSPQSRACVKIIYSSLSAFLLPFTPSHVGILLQFLVHQGIIQDCNNQTRISLFIQTALCLSNVTCCLDALCYYFIAHEVRNTKHSFRRSITKQRRATVSTSEV, from the exons ATGTCTAGCACAGCACAGAGTGCCAGACTGACACTGAACATTAAACCCAGACTGGCATCCGTGAG CGGCAGCAGCAATAGCATGACAAACAACTGCTCGTTTGAGGAGGTGGACCACCTGATGAAGTATCTGGAGCTGAGCATTTACATTCCCATCTTCCTCGTTGGTCTGAATCTCAATGTTGCAGCACTTTTAGTGTTTTGCTTCTTCTTGCGGAAATGGACGGAGTCAACTATCTACATGACCAGCTTGGCTCTGATGGAcctactcctcctcttcccccttccCTTCAAAATGCACGCCACCAAACACCACTGGCCCGCTGACCTTCAACCGTTCTGTTCGGTTTTGGAAAGCCTGTATTTTGTTGGGATTTACGGCAGCATCTATACCATCATGTGCATAGCTGTGGATCGTTGGATGGCTATCTGTCACCCTTACAAGGCCAAAGTACTGCGTTCACCCAAAGTGGCTCTGGGGACATGCGTGTGGGTCTGGGTGCTGGTGCTAGCAGCCCTCTCTCCCATCATCTATCGCTTCAGGGAGGCCGGGCAGACGTCGGACTTCCACTGCTTCCACAGATTTTCAACAAAAGTATGGAGCCCGGTGGTGATCATCTGCCTGCAGGTGTTTGGGTTCCTGTTGCCTGCACTGGTGGTGGTTTGCTGTTCGATTCAGACCATCTGGGTGCTTAAACAGTCAGGCGAGCACAGCCCCCAGAGCCGGGCCTGTGTGAAGATCATCTACAGCAGTCTGAGTGCCTTCCTGCTGCCCTTCACCCCAAGCCACGTTGGCATCCTGCTGCAATTTCTG GTACACCAAGGAATAATTCAAGACTGCAACAACCAGACCAGGATAAGCTTGTTTATACAGACAGCCTTGTGTCTGTCCAACGTCACCTGCTGCCTGGATGCTCTGTGTTACTACTTCATCGCTCATGAGGTGAGGAATACCAAACACAGCTTCAGGAGATcaattacaaaacaaagaagagCCACCGTCAGCACTTCAGAGGTCTGA